A window of Mucilaginibacter robiniae genomic DNA:
GCATCGTATACCGATATTTGCACCACTGGGTAATTCGCCTTTCCTTTTAAATTACTTTGTAGCCCTTGCGGATGCTTCCAGTTGGCACCTTGTTGCCATTTCCACCATTGGCTGTAATCATCTAAATTAACTGGCTCACTAGGCGGTGAAAACACCAGCGATGCCGGAACCAGCAAGCTTTCATTTGGTTTAGGTGTGCCGGGCGGTAGTTGCTTTTGTAGTTCAGTCCAGTCAGGCTTTTTTTCTGCTGTGGTAATATAGCCTGTGGCTTTTACAAACGCAGCAAACTCAGCATTGGTAACTTCGTTTACATCCATCCAAAAGCCGTTTACGGTAACCTTATGCTTTGGATATTCATCAGCACTGGCTTGTTGGTTGTCAGCTCCCATGCTGAATGTACCCTCAGGTATCCACACCATACCTTCCTGTTCTTTTCGTCCTTCATTAATATAAATAGGTGTAGTAGATGATTTAACATGAGCGAATCGTACAGGTAGCTTGGCTGTACAAAAAGTTTGTTTTGCCATCTTCATCTGGCTATGTTTTGGCTGCTCTGCCAAAGGTTTACTCTTAGGCTCGCAAGCGGTTAGCATAATTAACAAACTTAAATAACCACCAAATTTCAACATGGCTTCAATTTATTTCAACATGGCTGGTTGACGCCTATTTTTACCTTCATGCTGTGTCAGGTCATCGCCCATGTCATTCCGTGCTTGGTCGGCTAGTGCTAATATTTTTTTTACAACATCGGGGTAGTTAAGCTGCACATCATAAGCTTCGCCAGGGTCGTGTGCTAAGTCATATAAAGCCACGGGTACATCAACTCTGCCTATTTTTCCACCATCGCCACCTTTGCCGTGCAAAGGAGCATAGGTATTAGAGGGATGCGGTAACACCAGCTTCCAGTTTTTATAACGAACCCCTTCCAGGTTGTTTTTACCAAAATAGTAGTAGAATACTTCACGTGGGTCGGTTTTTACTTTGCCTCGCCATACTTGCAAAAAGTTAACACCATCTATAGGCTTTTGCGGTAATGTTGCACCAGTAGCCGCTGCAATAGTGGGCAATATATCCATATTGGTCATCAACATGCTGTTGGTACCTCCTGCTTCAACCTGCCCGGGCCACCTTATCCATAAAGGAACTCGCGTTCCGCCTTCCCATGATGTGGATTTACCCTCACGAAAACCGCCTGAAGAACCGGCATGATCACCAAAATTCAGCCAAGGGCCGTTATCGCTGGTTACAATAAGCAAAGTATTATTGGCAAGCCTCTCTTCATCCAGCGTTTTTAGTATTTGCCCTACTGACCAGTCAATTTCCAAAATCTCATCGCCGAACTCTCCCAATTCACTTTTGCCCCTAAACTGTGCTGAAGGTGCCAGCGGCACATGCGGCATACTTTGCGCCAAGTACAAAAAGAAAGGCTTATTTTTATTTTGCTTGATGAATTGAACCGAACGTTCGGTAAGCTGCCCGATTAGGTGTGATAGTTTCTGCTTTGAGGTAATAGAATCTACCACCCGATCTCCCTCGAGTAAAGGCAACGGCGGCCAGGTGTAGCGAATATCTTTTTTATCAGTGATTAAGTTGCCTTCATGATCACGGTTCCAGATATCGTGTGAATATGGAATGCCAAAAAATGTATCAAACCCATAGTGTAATGGCCAATAAGGTGGCTTGTTGCCCAAGTGCCATTTGCCAAACATGGCTGTTTGATAACCCTCTTTTTTCAGCATGGAGGCAATAGTTTCTTCGTTCGGGTTCAATGCTTTTTTGTCAGCAGGCAATAAAGCGCCCGTCATACCTAAACGGTTAGGGTAACAACCGGTTAGCAGAGCTGCGCGTGATGCTGTACAAATAGGTTCGGCAGCATTGTAGTGTGTGAAACGAGTACTTTCTTTAGTTAAGCGGTTGAAGTTGAAAGTTGGAATACCTGTCATGCCATAAGGCTCGGTGTCCCCATAGCCCATATCATCCATCATGATAATAATGATATTCGGCTTTTTTTGCTGGGCATGGCTAATTAGTGCATCAGCAAATATCAAAATAATAAGTAACAGCTTCTTCATAGGCACAATTTCGAATAGATATTGACGCGCAATATTAGTGAAAAACTAGACTTTGAAGGAAGAAGTTGAATTCAAATATAAAAGCAGGCGAAGAAAGCCTGCTTTTACTATAATTTATTTAAAAGTTGTTTATTACTAAATATAAGAATTATTCTTCGTGCTTAACCAAAAAAAGCTGCACAATTACATACGGCCATATACACATCATGAGAATATACACACTGGCCAGAAAATGATTTTTGAACTGCTTCTGCTTATCACTCTTGTGATGTAATCGGTTATCCATTTCATCACTCATCACTTGCCAGAAAGCAGAATGTTTGAAGGCATTGAAATACATGATTAAAAAGCCAACAATGAAGTAAATAATAAAATACTGCATCTAAGTTTAAATAATTGGGTTTACCTAAGGGTGTATGTCAAATGTAATAGCCGTACTACATAAAAGCAAATAAATTATTTATCTTTTAACCTGTTTACGAAAACTTTTTAGAAAAGGTTAGGATAAATATTAACATTTGGTTAAAAATATTATGCACTATAGGTTAATATTTTCTAGGTGCAGTACAGGGAATATGATAAAGTTTTTAATCGAAACTATATCCAATATTCGTAATGAAGCTTATTTAAATGTCAAGTAGAAAATGAAAGGTGAGCTAATTACAAGTACCATAATACTAAATGCTATGATTTAGGCAAGTAAGCGGTTAAGCAATGGTTAAT
This region includes:
- a CDS encoding sulfatase family protein, producing the protein MKKLLLIILIFADALISHAQQKKPNIIIIMMDDMGYGDTEPYGMTGIPTFNFNRLTKESTRFTHYNAAEPICTASRAALLTGCYPNRLGMTGALLPADKKALNPNEETIASMLKKEGYQTAMFGKWHLGNKPPYWPLHYGFDTFFGIPYSHDIWNRDHEGNLITDKKDIRYTWPPLPLLEGDRVVDSITSKQKLSHLIGQLTERSVQFIKQNKNKPFFLYLAQSMPHVPLAPSAQFRGKSELGEFGDEILEIDWSVGQILKTLDEERLANNTLLIVTSDNGPWLNFGDHAGSSGGFREGKSTSWEGGTRVPLWIRWPGQVEAGGTNSMLMTNMDILPTIAAATGATLPQKPIDGVNFLQVWRGKVKTDPREVFYYYFGKNNLEGVRYKNWKLVLPHPSNTYAPLHGKGGDGGKIGRVDVPVALYDLAHDPGEAYDVQLNYPDVVKKILALADQARNDMGDDLTQHEGKNRRQPAMLK
- a CDS encoding formylglycine-generating enzyme family protein, with protein sequence MAKQTFCTAKLPVRFAHVKSSTTPIYINEGRKEQEGMVWIPEGTFSMGADNQQASADEYPKHKVTVNGFWMDVNEVTNAEFAAFVKATGYITTAEKKPDWTELQKQLPPGTPKPNESLLVPASLVFSPPSEPVNLDDYSQWWKWQQGANWKHPQGLQSNLKGKANYPVVQISVYDALAYCKWAGKRLPTEAEWEWAARGGLENNVYPWGNEPANSGNIKGNFWQGHFPDHNTTADKYYNTAPVKSFTSNGYGLYDVAGNVWEWCADLYHYQYYSQVNTPTGVKNPTGPTKSFDPQEPYAQKHVVRGGSFLCNDSYCSGYRVSRRMKEADDSSSENLGFRCVKNK